The following proteins come from a genomic window of Pseudomonas syringae:
- a CDS encoding MFS transporter, with translation MTSHADRRNTLSLDSLNFFLADVRDGLGPYLAIYLLAVHKWDPASIGVVMTIAGIAGLLTQTPAGALIDRTPYKRAMIGVAALLVTLSCLILPFTSSFTLVALTQALSSVAASVFAPAIAAISLGITGPKAFTRRTGRNETFNHAGNACAALLAGGFAYLFGPIAVFYLMAAMALASVIAISFVSADAIDHDVARGFDASHDSSGHQPSGLAALLSNKPLLMFGICCALFHLANAAMLPLVSQKLSQINMQMATPLTSACIVAAQLVMVPAALLVGMKADVWGRKPLLLAGFLFLPIRGVLYTLSDDPYWLVAVQMLDGIGAGLFGALFPLMVKDLTQGSGRFNVSLGALSTLFGLGAALSNSLAGFVVHAAGYSAAFLTLAGVAAVAFVLLWLAVPETLSRANSKPELKPDHAVST, from the coding sequence TTGACCAGCCATGCAGATCGCCGCAATACCTTGTCACTGGATAGCCTGAACTTCTTTCTCGCCGACGTGCGCGATGGCCTGGGTCCGTACCTGGCGATTTACCTGCTGGCGGTCCACAAATGGGACCCGGCAAGTATCGGCGTGGTCATGACCATCGCCGGTATCGCCGGCTTGCTGACCCAGACGCCTGCCGGCGCGCTGATCGACCGCACGCCCTACAAGCGCGCGATGATCGGCGTGGCGGCGTTGCTGGTAACGCTGAGCTGCCTGATTTTGCCCTTTACCTCGTCATTTACCCTCGTCGCCCTGACCCAGGCGCTGAGCAGCGTTGCCGCTTCGGTGTTCGCACCCGCCATCGCTGCCATATCGCTGGGCATTACCGGGCCGAAAGCGTTTACCCGGCGTACCGGGCGCAACGAGACCTTCAACCACGCGGGTAATGCTTGTGCAGCCTTGCTGGCAGGCGGCTTTGCCTATCTGTTTGGCCCGATTGCGGTGTTTTATCTGATGGCGGCCATGGCGCTGGCGAGCGTTATTGCGATCAGTTTTGTCTCCGCCGATGCGATTGATCATGACGTTGCGCGCGGCTTCGATGCCAGTCACGACTCCAGCGGTCATCAACCTTCCGGGCTGGCCGCACTCCTGAGTAACAAGCCGCTATTGATGTTTGGCATCTGCTGCGCGCTGTTCCACCTGGCCAATGCGGCGATGCTGCCGCTGGTAAGCCAGAAACTGTCACAGATCAACATGCAGATGGCGACGCCGCTGACGTCGGCGTGCATCGTTGCTGCGCAACTGGTCATGGTCCCGGCGGCGCTGCTGGTGGGGATGAAAGCGGATGTCTGGGGGCGCAAGCCGCTGTTGCTGGCCGGTTTTCTATTCCTGCCGATTCGTGGAGTGCTCTATACCCTGTCCGATGACCCGTACTGGCTGGTGGCGGTGCAGATGCTTGATGGTATCGGCGCAGGCTTGTTCGGTGCCCTGTTCCCATTGATGGTCAAGGATCTGACCCAGGGCAGTGGACGCTTCAACGTCAGTCTTGGCGCGCTGTCGACCCTGTTCGGCCTGGGCGCGGCGTTGAGCAACAGCCTGGCCGGTTTTGTGGTGCACGCGGCGGGCTATAGCGCAGCGTTCCTGACCCTGGCAGGGGTTGCGGCCGTTGCATTCGTGCTGTTATGGCTCGCTGTGCCGGAGACGCTTTCGCGCGCCAATAGCAAACCCGAGCTTAAACCGGATCATGCCGTAAGCACGTGA
- a CDS encoding TonB-dependent siderophore receptor, with product MSSRRIVSLAGLAIGVLGNHSYAEEQPQTIELESINVTSDYQYETATSPVQGYRATRSATATKTDTALQDIPQSISVVPASVLKDLGSNSVERALEFAGGVSKQNNFGGLTLYEYSIRGFSTSEFYKDGFSANRGYPTTPDAANIERIEVLKGPAASLYGRGDPGGTVNIVTKKPQREAFTTLQTSAGSWDRYRTALDVNTPLDADGNLLSRVNLAVEDNNSFRDHVESKRVFVAPSFSWQLNPDTSLLVETEFVRHTSTFDRGVVAPNDKWSGVSRSTFLGEPDDDIDNDNNMVQFALDHQLNDVWSLRLASHYKQGEMSGFASEARPLNADGRTVNRRYRERDNNWHDSITQLELRGRFEGMGVEHEVLIGSEYENYRKNERVTTIAGSPYAIDIYHPVYGQPKPNGARSGTDFYEHIESRALNLQDQIVFTDKLRGMIGARYEHFDQQVDDFTTNATSSQRQDAFTQRAGLLYQLTPQVGLFANASTSFKPNNGLDAAGKTFDPEQGVGYEAGIKSELFDDRLSTTLAAFHIEKENVLALDPGTDTNRAVGKARSQGVDVQFSGQITDAVRVIGAFAYIDAEVTKGDRTLPAGSPILGVAKHSGSLLSVYEFQEGVLRGSDVGAAYTYVGDRSGQSGTDFELPAYQTVDLLAHYKASENVTVGLNLNNIFDEKYYERSYSNYWVAPGEPRNFTVSLTLNL from the coding sequence ATGTCGTCTCGTAGAATCGTGTCTCTGGCAGGCTTGGCAATCGGGGTATTGGGCAATCACAGTTACGCGGAAGAACAGCCACAGACCATTGAGCTGGAAAGCATCAACGTCACCTCCGACTATCAGTACGAGACCGCCACCAGCCCGGTTCAGGGCTATCGTGCCACCCGCTCGGCCACTGCCACCAAAACCGATACCGCGCTCCAGGACATCCCGCAGTCAATCAGCGTGGTGCCTGCCTCTGTGCTCAAGGATCTGGGCAGCAACAGCGTCGAGCGTGCACTGGAGTTTGCGGGCGGGGTGTCGAAGCAGAACAACTTCGGCGGCCTGACGCTTTACGAGTACAGCATCCGTGGCTTCAGCACGTCCGAGTTCTACAAGGACGGTTTCAGCGCCAACCGTGGTTATCCGACGACGCCAGATGCCGCAAACATCGAGCGTATCGAAGTGCTGAAAGGCCCGGCCGCCAGCCTGTATGGCCGTGGCGATCCAGGCGGCACGGTCAACATCGTGACCAAAAAGCCCCAGCGCGAAGCATTTACCACCTTGCAGACCAGCGCGGGGAGTTGGGATCGCTACCGCACTGCGCTGGACGTCAACACGCCGCTGGACGCAGACGGCAACCTGTTGTCGCGGGTCAACCTGGCGGTCGAGGACAACAACAGTTTTCGCGATCATGTCGAGAGTAAAAGGGTTTTCGTCGCGCCGTCCTTCAGCTGGCAACTGAACCCTGACACCAGTCTGCTGGTGGAAACCGAATTCGTCCGGCATACATCCACCTTCGACCGTGGCGTAGTCGCCCCCAATGACAAATGGAGTGGCGTGTCCCGCTCAACCTTCCTCGGCGAACCGGACGACGACATCGACAATGACAACAACATGGTTCAGTTCGCCCTCGACCATCAGCTCAATGACGTGTGGTCGTTGCGTCTGGCAAGCCATTACAAGCAGGGCGAGATGTCAGGCTTTGCCAGCGAGGCGCGCCCGCTGAATGCCGACGGGCGCACTGTCAACCGCCGCTATCGCGAACGCGATAACAACTGGCATGACAGCATCACCCAGCTGGAATTGCGCGGTCGTTTCGAAGGCATGGGGGTCGAGCACGAGGTGCTGATCGGCAGCGAATACGAGAACTACCGCAAGAACGAACGGGTCACGACTATCGCGGGCAGCCCTTATGCCATCGACATCTACCACCCGGTCTATGGCCAGCCAAAGCCCAACGGCGCACGCTCCGGCACCGACTTCTATGAGCACATCGAAAGCCGTGCGCTGAATCTGCAGGACCAGATCGTCTTTACCGACAAACTGCGCGGCATGATCGGCGCACGCTACGAACATTTCGATCAACAGGTCGACGACTTCACCACCAACGCCACTTCAAGCCAGCGTCAGGATGCGTTCACGCAACGCGCCGGGCTGCTTTATCAGCTCACTCCGCAGGTGGGTCTGTTCGCCAATGCATCGACCTCGTTCAAGCCCAATAACGGCCTGGACGCAGCCGGCAAGACCTTCGACCCGGAACAGGGCGTCGGCTACGAAGCCGGGATCAAGAGCGAGCTGTTCGATGACCGCCTGAGCACCACCCTCGCCGCCTTCCATATCGAGAAGGAAAACGTGCTGGCGCTGGACCCCGGCACTGACACCAATCGCGCAGTGGGCAAGGCACGCAGCCAGGGCGTCGATGTGCAATTCTCCGGGCAAATCACTGACGCCGTGCGGGTGATCGGGGCGTTCGCCTATATCGATGCCGAAGTCACCAAGGGTGACCGGACCCTCCCGGCAGGCAGCCCCATCCTCGGTGTTGCCAAACACAGCGGCAGTTTGCTGAGCGTCTATGAGTTTCAGGAAGGCGTATTGCGCGGCTCGGACGTGGGCGCTGCATACACCTACGTCGGCGACCGCTCAGGGCAGTCCGGCACTGATTTCGAGCTACCCGCTTATCAGACCGTAGACCTGCTGGCGCACTACAAGGCCAGTGAGAACGTCACAGTCGGCCTGAACCTGAACAATATTTTCGATGAAAAATACTACGAGCGCTCCTACAGCAACTACTGGGTCGCGCCCGGTGAGCCACGTAATTTCACGGTCAGCCTCACACTCAACCTTTGA
- a CDS encoding DUF1289 domain-containing protein has product MAKDIENPCISVCQLSGDLCVSCGRTKDDIRKWKRMKRPEKMAAVQRAGQRMKSLQKKSI; this is encoded by the coding sequence ATGGCCAAGGATATCGAAAACCCGTGCATTTCCGTGTGCCAGCTCAGTGGCGACCTATGCGTCAGTTGCGGGCGCACCAAGGATGACATTCGCAAATGGAAGCGCATGAAACGCCCGGAGAAGATGGCTGCCGTGCAACGTGCCGGCCAGCGTATGAAAAGCCTGCAAAAAAAGAGTATTTGA
- a CDS encoding SMP-30/gluconolactonase/LRE family protein — protein sequence MDFTPSNTVTDQNRRGFLKKSLAVSATVAAIGSLPRLSFAQPLTQRYPDPLVSALDDSFMDIRIFNASVEKLASGMRWAEGPVWIGDGRYLLVSDIANNRIMRWDEVTGELSVYREHSNFSNGMCRDRQGRLLVCEGSSTTNEGRRVTRTEYNGRITVLADSFDGKPFNSPNDIACKRDGSIWFTDPTFQANSDYEGRKVRQEQPFGVYRIDPANGTVSRVIDDLAGPNGLCFSPDEKTLYVVEGRAKPNGLIWAIAVNDDGTLGARRKHIEGLEYAAIDGIKCDESGNLWCGWGGNGDPRADMEKLDGVRVFNPQGKAIGHISLPERCANVCFGGREGNRLFMASSHSLYSVFVNARGATFA from the coding sequence ATGGATTTCACCCCCTCAAATACCGTCACCGACCAAAACCGTCGGGGCTTTCTGAAAAAGTCACTGGCTGTTTCGGCAACCGTGGCCGCCATTGGCTCGCTGCCGCGCTTGTCCTTTGCCCAGCCGCTGACCCAGCGCTATCCCGATCCGCTGGTCAGCGCTCTGGATGACAGCTTCATGGACATACGCATTTTCAACGCCAGCGTCGAGAAGCTGGCCAGCGGCATGCGCTGGGCCGAGGGGCCGGTATGGATTGGCGACGGTCGCTATCTGCTGGTCAGCGACATCGCCAATAACCGCATCATGCGCTGGGATGAGGTGACGGGTGAGCTGTCTGTGTACCGCGAGCATTCGAATTTTTCCAACGGCATGTGCCGCGACCGTCAGGGCCGCTTGCTGGTCTGTGAAGGTTCGAGCACCACCAACGAGGGGCGACGTGTAACGCGTACCGAGTACAACGGGCGCATCACCGTGCTGGCCGACAGCTTTGACGGCAAGCCTTTCAACTCTCCCAATGATATCGCCTGTAAACGTGACGGCTCGATCTGGTTCACCGATCCGACCTTTCAGGCCAACAGCGACTACGAAGGTCGCAAGGTCAGGCAGGAGCAGCCGTTCGGGGTCTATCGCATCGACCCTGCGAACGGCACAGTCAGCCGGGTGATCGACGATCTGGCAGGCCCCAACGGGCTGTGCTTTTCGCCGGACGAGAAAACCTTGTATGTGGTCGAAGGTCGTGCAAAACCCAATGGACTCATCTGGGCGATAGCGGTTAATGACGATGGCACGCTTGGCGCTCGGCGCAAGCACATTGAAGGCCTGGAGTACGCGGCCATTGACGGCATCAAGTGCGACGAGAGCGGCAATTTGTGGTGTGGATGGGGTGGTAACGGTGATCCCAGGGCTGATATGGAGAAGCTTGACGGGGTGCGGGTGTTCAATCCGCAAGGTAAAGCCATCGGCCATATCAGCTTGCCGGAGCGCTGCGCCAATGTCTGCTTCGGCGGGCGCGAGGGCAATCGGCTCTTTATGGCCAGCAGCCATTCGCTTTATTCGGTGTTTGTAAATGCTCGCGGAGCCACATTCGCCTGA
- a CDS encoding DUF1206 domain-containing protein, with protein sequence MSAQRGLVLLARGGYAARGVVYLIIGLFAVLAAQGSSQPTDSHSSLEALLSQPFGNVLVGLVVVGLLAFAAWRVLQATRDVDHHGREFKGLVIRGGLLVGGFTYGALALFALGLLVSGLKSSGGSGGSQTKDLLASILSWDHSNLLVYVVALVPLGLGIVHIIKGYKASFEKYFEADEDVMKYVRPVSRFGLIARGVAFIEIAVLLAVSGSSYQAMHPPGMKDALNGLQELPAGGLVLLIVALGLIAFSVYSFAQAAWRKINMDVPNAPDAVTRHFR encoded by the coding sequence ATGTCGGCGCAACGCGGCCTTGTTTTACTTGCACGAGGCGGTTATGCCGCCCGTGGTGTGGTTTATCTGATTATCGGCCTGTTTGCTGTTCTGGCAGCTCAGGGCTCGTCGCAACCGACTGACAGCCACAGCAGTCTGGAGGCGTTGTTGAGTCAGCCGTTCGGCAACGTGCTGGTCGGGTTGGTGGTGGTCGGTCTTCTGGCCTTCGCGGCCTGGCGAGTGCTGCAAGCCACGCGCGATGTCGACCACCATGGCCGCGAATTCAAGGGGCTGGTGATTCGGGGCGGGCTGCTGGTGGGCGGTTTCACCTACGGGGCGCTGGCGTTGTTCGCGCTTGGCCTACTGGTGAGCGGGCTGAAAAGCTCGGGTGGCTCGGGCGGCAGCCAGACCAAGGACCTGCTGGCTTCGATTTTGTCGTGGGATCACTCCAACCTGCTGGTTTATGTGGTTGCGCTGGTGCCACTGGGGTTGGGCATCGTGCATATCATCAAGGGCTACAAGGCCTCTTTCGAGAAGTATTTCGAGGCTGACGAAGACGTCATGAAGTACGTTCGCCCGGTCTCGCGCTTCGGCCTGATAGCTCGTGGCGTAGCGTTCATTGAAATTGCCGTGTTGCTGGCTGTCAGTGGCTCCAGCTATCAGGCCATGCACCCGCCAGGCATGAAAGACGCGCTCAATGGCTTGCAGGAACTGCCTGCCGGTGGGCTGGTGTTGCTGATCGTGGCGCTGGGGCTGATTGCGTTTTCGGTGTACAGCTTTGCCCAGGCTGCGTGGCGCAAGATCAATATGGATGTACCGAATGCGCCGGACGCGGTCACCCGCCACTTTCGCTGA
- a CDS encoding Nramp family divalent metal transporter, with protein MPLTPSLKERATSADEPRFKKLAKLLGPGIIAVLSWLGAGDLITSSVAGASYGYAMMWVLAISLLLRFLIVNIIARFQLCNNQGMTILGGYAQLHPLFAWFMLGYALLMGHLINAYMIKGAGEALAMLLHINQPLLCSVAVVIAVWLLVGRNIYTMIEGVMKVLLAIMTLAFLTLAIMSGPDVTGIIKGTIGFSIPPDEGVHGALLVAVSVIGAVAGSIANFVHPYVMREKGWIGPEHKRIQRNDLLFAVIVGIIINLAIWVVGVEVLRPNGIQVNTLADLGKALEIFFGPLGWYIFFIGVFATLFASISGKTTAFPMLITDAFQHICPKRRERYGKVFHNDPMHKWFMLFILVTPLIWSLPGMPDFVTLTLGVNALNIVGLPVISLGLLIMSNQKSLLSKEYRNNWFENIALTFATGLALWVAFQLGSELMA; from the coding sequence ATGCCGCTTACCCCGTCGCTCAAAGAACGCGCTACGTCTGCAGACGAACCTCGTTTCAAAAAGCTGGCCAAATTATTGGGCCCCGGCATTATCGCCGTGCTGTCCTGGCTGGGCGCTGGCGATCTGATTACATCCTCGGTGGCAGGTGCCAGCTATGGCTACGCCATGATGTGGGTGCTGGCGATTTCGCTGCTGCTCAGATTCCTCATCGTCAACATCATCGCCCGCTTCCAGCTCTGCAATAACCAGGGTATGACCATCCTCGGGGGTTATGCGCAACTGCACCCGCTCTTCGCCTGGTTCATGCTGGGCTATGCGTTGTTGATGGGCCATCTGATCAACGCTTACATGATCAAAGGTGCTGGTGAGGCGCTGGCCATGTTGCTGCACATCAATCAGCCGCTGCTCTGCTCGGTCGCGGTGGTGATTGCCGTGTGGCTGCTGGTGGGACGCAATATCTACACGATGATCGAAGGCGTCATGAAGGTATTGCTGGCAATCATGACCCTGGCGTTTCTCACCCTGGCGATCATGTCCGGCCCGGATGTCACCGGCATCATCAAGGGCACCATCGGTTTCAGTATTCCGCCTGATGAAGGGGTGCACGGCGCGCTGCTGGTGGCGGTCTCTGTGATCGGTGCCGTGGCCGGTTCCATTGCCAACTTTGTTCACCCCTACGTGATGCGTGAAAAAGGCTGGATCGGCCCCGAACACAAGCGTATCCAGCGTAACGATCTACTGTTTGCCGTGATCGTCGGCATCATCATAAACCTGGCAATCTGGGTGGTGGGCGTCGAAGTCCTGCGGCCCAACGGCATTCAGGTCAATACGTTGGCTGACCTGGGCAAAGCGCTGGAAATATTCTTCGGCCCGCTGGGCTGGTACATCTTTTTCATCGGCGTGTTCGCCACGCTGTTTGCCAGTATTTCAGGCAAGACCACCGCCTTTCCGATGTTGATCACTGATGCTTTCCAGCACATCTGCCCGAAGCGCCGCGAGCGCTACGGCAAGGTGTTTCACAATGACCCGATGCACAAGTGGTTCATGCTGTTCATTTTGGTGACCCCACTGATTTGGTCGCTGCCCGGCATGCCGGATTTCGTGACCCTGACCCTGGGCGTCAATGCACTGAATATCGTGGGGCTGCCGGTCATTTCGCTGGGGCTGCTGATCATGTCCAATCAGAAGTCGCTGCTGAGCAAGGAATACCGCAACAACTGGTTCGAGAACATTGCGCTGACCTTTGCCACTGGATTGGCACTGTGGGTGGCGTTTCAACTGGGGAGTGAATTAATGGCGTAG
- a CDS encoding DUF4198 domain-containing protein, translating to MLAAKPFLTLGLLSALFATQVSAHGLWTEQRRGNIEVVYGHGAEDNAFKAQKVSGAWAYDRQGKMIPVTVQRLEDHARLVPLKPPAVMSVALDNGMWTRNAEKKWINEGRSKVPNGTDSIHTFKYSLAIYEEGAHLPAFSKLNFVIVPQADPMKVGVGKPLPVRVLLDGKPAAGIKLIGDYRSAPDVVSAETDAQGLAKVIVRNEGLNIIAAEVTLPVKDNADIAERGLFTSLTFVGEAHHD from the coding sequence ATGCTTGCAGCAAAACCTTTTCTGACCCTGGGCCTGCTCAGCGCACTGTTCGCCACTCAGGTCAGCGCCCACGGGCTGTGGACCGAACAGCGACGTGGCAATATCGAAGTGGTTTACGGCCACGGCGCGGAAGACAATGCCTTCAAGGCACAGAAAGTCAGCGGTGCCTGGGCTTACGATCGTCAGGGCAAAATGATCCCGGTCACGGTGCAACGCCTTGAGGATCATGCGCGGCTGGTACCGCTCAAGCCGCCTGCGGTAATGTCCGTGGCGCTGGATAACGGCATGTGGACGCGCAACGCCGAGAAAAAGTGGATCAACGAAGGCCGCAGCAAAGTGCCAAACGGCACCGACTCGATTCATACCTTCAAATACAGCCTGGCGATCTATGAAGAAGGCGCGCACCTCCCAGCGTTTTCGAAGCTCAATTTCGTCATCGTGCCGCAGGCGGACCCCATGAAAGTCGGCGTCGGCAAGCCGTTACCGGTGCGCGTACTGCTCGACGGCAAACCCGCTGCCGGTATCAAATTGATCGGCGATTACCGCAGCGCACCCGACGTGGTCAGCGCCGAAACCGACGCCCAAGGCCTGGCCAAGGTGATAGTGCGTAACGAGGGGCTGAATATCATTGCCGCCGAGGTCACTCTGCCGGTCAAGGACAATGCGGATATTGCCGAGCGAGGCCTGTTCACCTCACTGACGTTTGTCGGTGAGGCGCATCACGACTGA
- a CDS encoding DNA/RNA non-specific endonuclease, which yields MPDKKLTTDLAYRPRLADLKPLTSSSALLEPQALAAPRTTPASDLKKRKGYADDFLGDFIVPWPSTDEELAPDVYPLENTGNRLDYTHFSITMSRSRRLALYVGVNIDGASSVEVKRSKDAWSFDGRLPAEAQIGENVYADNLLDRGHLVRRQDPNWGKEAEVANGDTFHFTNCSPQMGAFNQKTWLELEDYILDNTRRWKSRVTVFTGPVLRDDDRSYRNIRIPSAFWKVVAFLGDDGKPSASAYMIDQTTELGKLDIMFGPLRTWQRSVAQIEQLTGIRFGDLSAYDGFSNEERLTGTRIEAQIRGPQDIRV from the coding sequence GTGCCTGACAAGAAGTTAACCACCGACCTCGCTTACCGTCCCCGTCTTGCCGACCTCAAACCCCTGACGTCCAGCTCCGCATTGCTCGAGCCACAGGCGCTTGCCGCACCTCGCACTACACCGGCAAGTGACTTGAAGAAGCGCAAGGGGTATGCCGACGACTTCCTTGGCGACTTCATCGTGCCCTGGCCTTCTACAGATGAGGAACTGGCACCTGATGTCTATCCACTGGAAAACACCGGCAATCGCCTCGATTACACGCACTTTTCCATCACCATGTCGCGCAGCCGGCGTTTGGCGCTTTATGTCGGCGTCAATATCGATGGCGCCAGCAGCGTAGAGGTCAAACGCAGCAAGGACGCCTGGTCATTTGACGGCCGCTTGCCCGCCGAAGCGCAGATCGGCGAAAACGTGTACGCCGACAATTTGCTGGATCGCGGTCATCTGGTCAGGCGTCAAGACCCCAATTGGGGCAAGGAAGCCGAAGTGGCCAACGGTGACACGTTCCATTTCACCAACTGCTCGCCGCAGATGGGCGCGTTCAATCAGAAGACCTGGCTGGAGCTTGAGGACTACATCCTCGATAACACACGACGCTGGAAATCCCGGGTAACCGTGTTCACCGGGCCGGTGCTGCGTGACGACGATCGCAGTTACCGCAATATCAGAATTCCGTCAGCGTTCTGGAAGGTGGTGGCATTTCTCGGCGACGATGGCAAGCCCTCGGCCAGCGCCTACATGATCGATCAGACCACTGAACTGGGTAAGCTGGACATCATGTTCGGCCCGCTCAGAACCTGGCAACGCAGCGTCGCGCAGATCGAACAACTCACCGGCATTCGTTTTGGCGATCTGTCCGCTTACGACGGTTTCTCCAACGAAGAGCGCCTGACCGGCACCCGCATCGAAGCGCAGATCCGTGGGCCGCAGGATATTCGGGTGTGA
- a CDS encoding carbon-nitrogen hydrolase family protein yields the protein MKFPILAAAQFCSTRGNVEQNLAGHLAFMQRAADLGATYLLFPELSLTGYEPDLARELALLADDPRLKPIMALAVKLRLVTTLGVPLRGEGDTVLIGALTFTAQGHVISYAKQYLHPGEDTVFSAGDEDGYVPLDQQRIGLCVCADFTCCEHARRMAEGGAWVYAASVLISPGGFEQDAELLAGHALRHRLPVLMANHGGATGGWESAGRSGMWDEAGRWIGGLDGAGRGLVIATCQREGWQVQAVKLE from the coding sequence GTGAAATTTCCGATACTCGCCGCAGCCCAGTTTTGTTCCACAAGAGGAAATGTCGAGCAGAACCTCGCCGGGCATTTAGCGTTCATGCAACGTGCGGCTGATTTAGGGGCGACCTACCTGTTGTTTCCCGAGCTGTCACTCACAGGCTACGAACCGGATCTGGCTCGCGAGCTGGCGCTGCTTGCGGACGATCCACGTCTGAAACCGATAATGGCGCTGGCCGTGAAGTTGCGACTGGTGACCACCCTTGGCGTGCCACTCAGGGGCGAGGGCGATACTGTTCTGATCGGCGCACTGACATTCACTGCTCAGGGCCATGTCATCAGCTATGCCAAGCAATACCTGCACCCTGGCGAGGACACGGTGTTCAGTGCCGGAGACGAAGACGGTTATGTGCCGCTTGATCAGCAACGAATCGGTCTGTGCGTGTGTGCCGATTTCACTTGCTGCGAACATGCGCGACGTATGGCAGAAGGTGGTGCGTGGGTGTATGCCGCGAGCGTGCTGATTTCGCCGGGTGGTTTTGAACAGGATGCCGAGTTGCTCGCGGGACACGCCCTGCGTCACCGTTTACCGGTGCTGATGGCCAATCACGGCGGCGCCACTGGCGGCTGGGAGTCGGCAGGGCGCAGCGGCATGTGGGACGAGGCTGGGCGGTGGATCGGCGGGCTGGACGGCGCAGGGCGCGGGCTGGTTATCGCGACCTGCCAGCGCGAGGGCTGGCAGGTTCAAGCGGTCAAGCTGGAATGA